A window from Photobacterium atrarenae encodes these proteins:
- a CDS encoding LysR family transcriptional regulator, which yields MDFNQVRYFLALANTLNFTRAAEQCYVSQPALTQAIKRLETELGGELFLRDGRHTRITALGQSLRGHFEQIDHTRHLVRATARAVTSGEIAELNIGVMCTIGPWLITEMLDTFQAQHPMISITLHDVTPASIPPLLLSGAIDGALCARHGSPHSQLRYISLFEERMVVAFPPGHEFSNRAAVPLRAIARQRYVDRLHCEFRQEILQFHEAHDIQQDVAFRSQREDWIQSMVLDGVGVSVMPQFSLLHTKLEHRPIIDPVMSRKVEFAVVDHPQSPPALSELLKHVSTHDWSVAQRDASQSASS from the coding sequence ATGGATTTCAATCAGGTTCGCTACTTTTTGGCCCTTGCAAACACCTTGAATTTCACGCGCGCAGCAGAGCAGTGCTACGTCTCTCAACCGGCGCTGACCCAGGCGATAAAACGATTAGAAACCGAGCTTGGCGGGGAGCTGTTTCTCCGGGATGGCCGCCACACCCGGATAACGGCACTCGGTCAGTCGCTGCGGGGGCATTTCGAGCAAATCGATCATACACGGCACCTGGTCAGGGCGACGGCAAGAGCCGTCACTTCGGGCGAGATAGCAGAGCTGAATATCGGCGTCATGTGCACCATAGGACCATGGCTGATCACCGAGATGCTGGATACGTTTCAGGCCCAGCATCCGATGATTTCTATCACCCTGCATGATGTGACACCGGCATCAATACCGCCCCTATTGCTCTCCGGGGCAATCGACGGTGCACTCTGCGCCCGCCATGGCTCGCCCCATTCGCAACTACGCTACATCAGTCTGTTTGAGGAAAGAATGGTGGTCGCCTTCCCGCCCGGCCATGAATTTTCAAATAGGGCGGCAGTCCCGTTGCGGGCAATTGCCCGGCAACGCTACGTCGACAGATTACACTGCGAATTCCGGCAGGAGATCCTTCAATTTCACGAAGCGCATGATATCCAGCAAGATGTCGCATTCCGCAGCCAGCGTGAAGACTGGATTCAGAGCATGGTCCTTGACGGCGTGGGCGTGAGTGTCATGCCGCAATTCTCACTGCTTCATACAAAGCTCGAGCACCGGCCCATCATCGACCCCGTGATGTCCCGTAAGGTCGAGTTTGCCGTCGTCGATCACCCCCAGTCCCCGCCGGCACTCAGTGAATTGCTGAAACATGTCAGTACCCACGACTGGTCGGTTGCTCAGCGAGATGCCAGCCAATCCGCCTCATCATAA
- a CDS encoding cytochrome P460 family protein, with product MQCYNITPHIAFMIAIAASPSLTAEDTFSPYVDKHGNILFPTGFRTSMVHLGSWFIPHGEASGFHDVYTEQATITAFRKTGKFPDGATLVKELRTAKTGHYTTGRGISYATPKLKEWFVMVKDSHQRFPDNPQWGDGWGWALYKPDAPEKNLVTDYKVDCLGCHIPAKQTDWIYEEGYPVLKEN from the coding sequence ATGCAATGCTATAACATCACGCCCCATATCGCATTCATGATTGCCATTGCGGCTTCTCCCTCGCTGACGGCTGAGGATACCTTCTCACCCTATGTCGACAAGCACGGCAATATCCTTTTTCCGACCGGGTTTCGGACCAGTATGGTCCATCTCGGATCTTGGTTTATACCCCATGGTGAAGCCAGTGGCTTCCATGACGTTTACACCGAGCAAGCAACAATTACAGCTTTTCGTAAAACCGGCAAATTCCCCGATGGTGCCACGCTCGTGAAGGAACTGCGAACAGCCAAGACAGGGCATTACACAACCGGCCGTGGTATCAGCTACGCCACTCCCAAATTAAAAGAGTGGTTTGTCATGGTAAAAGACTCCCACCAACGCTTTCCTGATAACCCCCAGTGGGGGGATGGCTGGGGCTGGGCACTCTATAAACCGGACGCCCCAGAGAAAAATTTAGTGACAGATTACAAAGTGGATTGCCTTGGTTGCCATATTCCTGCCAAACAGACGGATTGGATCTATGAAGAAGGCTATCCGGTACTGAAAGAAAACTGA
- a CDS encoding cytochrome P460 family protein, whose protein sequence is MKTQKSSALFLDAMLSAICGTMLSTALFAGLFTVVYFTSATITPATAKGDNAKEAVEFDAQGNLIQPDNFAWREWVYIGSPLTPNDLNPPQASFPEFHNVYINPEAYAHYKQTGKFPQGTVIIKELVSVGSTQASSGKGYFQGDFIGLEATVKDAKRFPDEPGNWAYFTFSHEPAPYPRTAKLQPAASCNMACHQALAEDDWVFTQYYPVLRDAKGKGM, encoded by the coding sequence ATGAAAACGCAAAAAAGCTCTGCTTTATTCCTTGATGCAATGCTCAGTGCTATATGCGGTACTATGCTCAGTACGGCGCTCTTCGCCGGCCTGTTTACTGTGGTTTATTTTACGTCGGCAACTATCACGCCTGCCACAGCGAAAGGTGATAACGCAAAAGAGGCGGTAGAATTTGATGCTCAGGGTAACTTAATTCAACCCGATAATTTTGCCTGGCGAGAATGGGTTTATATCGGCAGCCCTCTCACGCCAAATGATCTGAACCCGCCCCAGGCATCTTTCCCCGAGTTTCATAATGTATACATCAACCCGGAGGCTTACGCGCACTACAAGCAGACGGGGAAATTTCCGCAAGGTACTGTCATTATCAAGGAGCTGGTCAGTGTTGGTTCAACACAGGCCTCCAGTGGGAAAGGTTATTTCCAGGGCGACTTCATCGGGCTGGAGGCGACCGTAAAAGATGCCAAACGCTTCCCTGATGAACCAGGAAACTGGGCTTACTTTACCTTTAGTCATGAGCCGGCACCTTATCCAAGAACAGCCAAACTTCAGCCAGCAGCCTCCTGCAATATGGCCTGTCACCAGGCACTCGCCGAGGATGACTGGGTATTTACCCAATACTATCCGGTGCTGCGCGACGCAAAAGGGAAAGGGATGTAA
- a CDS encoding DUF3179 domain-containing (seleno)protein, with amino-acid sequence MKDIFDIHAKKIFWLTILIAQVLGFLLFKDLADVSQWVVQSPRETTIWVWYNRWAIAFGAIATMAIAGYLKYRQRDIVGNKAFITLTLFFCFTFYSGMINPHIMMRARMDNGVFVSIKEAKKYVNPYESVIVLEINGKARAHSDKQLLRPHVAGNGELGGEHVVMTYCGLTNLGMAYTPEINGQQLDLAPMSQLENNLIMFDKNSGEPIQQLWGQTESDYNAGSEARMREWPTFRMPFEKFAEAYPDGEVYVNDYLVEDMRPTFWNNPFLAIYDPMMELIFKLAVAHQATNEEPTFPTLDHIDTRLPSKALIHGLNIGNDYVAYTEEFVKEQAQPINTTIGGRAVVISYSKEFKSLGIFYNSTGKQITDIDFFGQTQHGKLPRVETVKAGAFWVIWANFFPETDINRV; translated from the coding sequence ATGAAAGACATTTTCGACATCCACGCTAAAAAGATATTTTGGTTGACCATACTCATCGCCCAGGTGCTTGGTTTTTTACTCTTCAAAGATCTGGCGGACGTCAGCCAATGGGTCGTCCAGTCTCCCCGGGAAACAACCATATGGGTTTGGTACAACCGTTGGGCGATTGCGTTTGGTGCAATCGCAACGATGGCGATTGCCGGCTACCTCAAATACAGACAACGCGACATTGTCGGCAACAAAGCCTTTATCACGCTGACACTGTTCTTCTGTTTCACATTTTACAGCGGCATGATTAACCCACATATCATGATGCGTGCCCGTATGGATAACGGTGTCTTTGTGTCCATCAAAGAAGCCAAAAAATATGTCAACCCCTACGAGAGCGTCATCGTTCTGGAGATCAATGGTAAAGCCCGCGCGCACTCAGATAAGCAACTGCTTCGTCCCCACGTTGCGGGGAATGGTGAACTGGGCGGTGAACATGTCGTCATGACTTACTGCGGCCTGACCAACCTGGGCATGGCATATACACCGGAAATCAACGGACAACAACTGGATTTGGCACCGATGAGCCAGTTGGAAAACAACTTGATTATGTTCGATAAAAACAGTGGTGAGCCGATTCAGCAGCTTTGGGGCCAGACAGAATCAGACTATAACGCGGGTTCAGAAGCCCGGATGCGTGAATGGCCGACTTTCCGCATGCCGTTTGAAAAGTTTGCCGAAGCTTATCCGGATGGCGAAGTCTACGTGAATGACTATCTGGTCGAAGATATGCGTCCGACGTTCTGGAACAACCCATTCCTGGCGATTTACGATCCAATGATGGAGCTCATCTTTAAACTGGCGGTGGCCCACCAGGCAACCAACGAAGAGCCGACCTTCCCGACTTTAGATCACATTGATACGCGTCTGCCAAGTAAAGCACTCATTCACGGCTTGAACATCGGCAACGACTATGTGGCTTACACCGAGGAATTTGTCAAAGAGCAGGCACAACCGATTAATACCACCATCGGAGGCAGAGCGGTTGTGATCAGCTACAGCAAAGAATTTAAGAGCTTAGGTATTTTCTATAACTCCACCGGTAAGCAAATTACGGACATCGACTTTTTTGGTCAAACTCAGCACGGCAAGCTGCCTCGCGTCGAAACCGTGAAAGCTGGCGCCTTCTGGGTGATCTGGGCGAACTTCTTCCCCGAAACAGATATCAACCGCGTATAA